One window from the genome of Microcebus murinus isolate Inina chromosome X, M.murinus_Inina_mat1.0, whole genome shotgun sequence encodes:
- the ARMCX3 gene encoding armadillo repeat-containing X-linked protein 3 produces MGYARKVGWVTAGLVIGAGACYCIYRLTRGRKQNKEKMAEGGSGDVDDAGDCSGARYNDWSDDDDDSSDSKSIVWYPPWARIGTEAGTRARARARARATRARRAVQKRASPNSDDTVLSPQELQKVLCLVEMSEKPYILEAALIALGNNAAYAFNRDIIRDLGGLPIVAKILNTRDPIVKEKALIVLNNLSVNAENQRRLKIYMNQVCDDTITSRLNSSVQLAGLRLLTNMTVTNEYQHMLANSISDFFRLFSSGNEETKLQVLKLLLNLAENPAMTGELLRAQVPSSLGSLFNKKENKEVILKLLVIFENINDNFKWEENEPTQNQFGEGSLFFFLKEFQVCADKVLGIESHHDFLVKVKVGKFMAKLAEHMFPKSQE; encoded by the coding sequence ATGGGCTACGCCAGGAAAGTAGGCTGGGTGACTGCAGGCCTGGTGATTGGGGCTGGTGCCTGCTATTGCATTTATAGACTGACCCggggaagaaaacagaacaagGAAAAAATGGCCGAGGGTGGCTCTGGGGATGTGGATGATGCTGGGGACTGTTCTGGGGCTAGGTACAATGACTGgtctgatgatgatgatgatagtagTGACAGCAAGAGTATAGTATGGTACCCACCTTGGGCCCGGATTGGAACTGAGGCTGGGACCAGAGCTAGGGCCAGAGCAAGGGCCAGGGCTACTAGGGCACGTCGAGCTGTCCAAAAACGGGCTTCTCCCAATTCAGATGATACCGTTTTGTCCCCTCAAGAGCTACAAAAAGTTCTTTGCTTGGTTGAGATGTCCGAAAAGCCTTATATTCTTGAAGCAGCTCTAATTGCTCTGGGTAACAATGCTGCTTATGCATTTAACAGAGATATTATTCGTGATCTGGGTGGTCTCCCAATTGTTGCAAAGATTCTCAATACTCGGGATCCCATAGTTAAGGAAAAGGCTTTAATTGTCCTGAATAACTTGAGTGTGAATGCTGAAAATCAGCGCAGGCTTAAGATATACATGAATCAAGTGTGTGATGACACAATCACTTCTCGCTTGAACTCATCTGTGCAGCTGGCTGGACTAAGATTGCTTACAAATATGACTGTTACTAATGAGTATCAGCACATGCTTGCTAATTCCATTTCCGACTTTTTTCGTTTATTTTCATCAGGAAATGAAGAAACCAAACTTCAGGTTTTGAAACTCCTTTTGAATTTGGCTGAAAATCCAGCCATGACTGGGGAACTGCTCAGGGCCCAGGTACCGTCTTCACTGGGTTCCCTCTTTAACAAGAAGGAGAACAAAGAAGTTATTCTTAAACTTCTGGTCATATTTGAGAAcataaatgacaattttaaatgggaagaaaatgaacCTACTCAGAATCAATTTGGTGAAggttcactttttttctttttgaaagaatttcaaGTGTGTGCTGATAAGGTTCTGGGAATAGAAAGTCACCATGATTTTTTGGTGAAAGTAAAAGTTGGAAAATTCATGGCCAAACTGGCTGAGCATATGTTCCCAAAGAGCCAGGAGTAA
- the ARMCX2 gene encoding armadillo repeat-containing X-linked protein 2, whose amino-acid sequence MSRVRDAGCVAAGIVIGAGAWYCVYKYTRGRDHMKKRMVKPKNRGVAGTGARARAGLRAGFTIDLGPGFSPPTPVGAGAEDRAQDEASLPEAAGTEAVAPAASSAEVQSGAGSQAPEADGAGIGPKTESVVGAAVTSAIAPPPRVAEAPTASGTPAMTGTPKVAEAPSTAETPGAVAPPKAVAPPRAVAPPKAVAPPGAVAPPKAVAPPGTVVPVGTVAPTEVAAPIEAAEAPKVAAPTKVAAPTKVAAPTKVAAPTKVAAPTEVAKAPGVAVPPEAAEAPVPTMPTGAAAPTGAAEVPGTSGSLRTAAVPGTATAKKATPGAHTGAIPKAGSATGAVPKGGAKGGSRSRNGGKGKGKKNKVEVDELGMGFRPGDGAAAAAAASANGGQAFLVEVPDSEEGESGWTDTESDSDSEPETQRRGRGKRPVSMQRRPFPYEIDEILGVRDLRKVLALLQKSDDPFIQQVALLTLSNNANYSCNQETIRKLGGLPIIANMINKTDPHIKEKALMAMNNLSENYENQGRLQVYMNKVMDDIMASNLNSAVQVVGLKFLTNMTITNDYQHLLVNSIANFFRLLSQGGGKIKVEILKILSNFAENPDMLKKLLSTQVPASFSSLYNSYVESEILINALTLFEIIYDNLRAEVYNYREFNKGSLFYLCTASGVCVKKIRALANHHDLLVKVKVIKLVNKF is encoded by the coding sequence ATGAGCCGTGTTCGGGATGCTGGCTGCGTAGCGGCGGGGATAGTGATCGGAGCTGGTGCCTGGTACTGCGTCTACAAATACACTAGGGGAAGAGACCACATGAAAAAGAGAATGGTCAAGCCCAAGAACCGGGGTGTGGCTGGGACTGGAGCCAGGGCTAGAGCTGGGCTAAGGGCCGGATTCACAATTGACCTTGGGCCAGGATTCAGTCCCCCAACCCCAGTCGGCGCTGGGGCAGAGGACAGAGCCCAGGATGAAGCCTCTCTTCCGGAGGCAGCTGGAACTGAGGCAGTGGCCCCAGCTGCATCCAGCGCTGAGGTTCAGAGTGGGGCAGGAAGTCAGGCCCCAGAGGCAGATGGGGCCGGGATTGGGCCTAAGACCGAGTCAGTGGTTGGGGCTGCAGTGACTTCTGCAATAGCACCACCTCCCAGGGTGGCAGAGGCTCCCACAGCTTCAGGGACCCCTGCAATGACAGGGACTCCCAAAGTGGCAGAAGCCCCCAGCACAGCAGAGACTCCCGGGGCAGTGGCACCTCCCAAGGCAGTGGCGCCTCCCAGGGCAGTGGCGCCTCCCAAGGCAGTGGCACCTCCAGGGGCAGTGGCGCCTCCCAAGGCAGTAGCGCCTCCTGGGACAGTGGTACCTGTTGGGACAGTAGCCCCTACTGAGGTAGCAGCACCCATTGAAGCAGCCGAGGCCCCCAAGGTGGCAGCGCCTACAAAGGTGGCAGCACCTACAAAGGTGGCAGCGCCTACAAAGGTGGCAGCGCCTACAAAGGTGGCAGCGCCTACCGAGGTGGCAAAGGCTCCAGGAGTGGCAGTGCCTCCCGAAGCAGCTGAAGCTCCTGTGCCCACAATGCCTACTGGGGCAGCAGCACCTACTGGGGCTGCAGAGGTTCCTGGGACTTCAGGGTCCCTTAGAACAGCGGCAGTTCCTGGAACAGCTACTGCCAAGAAAGCAACCCCTGGGGCTCACACTGGGGCTATACCTAAGGCCGGGTCAGCAACTGGAGCTGTACCCAAAGGTGGAGCCAAAGGTGGATCCAGGTCCCGGAATGGGGGCAAGGgcaaaggcaagaaaaacaagGTTGAAGTAGATGAATTGGGAATGGGCTTCCGCCCTGGAGATGgggctgcagcagctgctgcagcctCTGCTAATGGGGGACAAGCTTTCCTGGTGGAGGTCCCTGACTCTGAGGAAGGGGAGTCTGGATGGACTGACACAGAGTCGGATTCAGACTCTGAGCCTGAGACCCAGCGCAGAGGCAGGGGGAAAAGACCTGTTTCCATGCAGAGGCGCCCATTTCCCTATGAAATTGATGAGATTCTAGGTGTCCGAGATCTCAGGAAAGTCCTTGCCTTGCTTCAGAAATCGGATGATCCTTTCATCCAACAGGTAGCTTTGCTCACCCTGAGCAACAATGCCAATTATTCATGCAACCAGGAGACAATTCGCAAATTGGGAGGCCTCCCAATTATTGCAAACATGATCAACAAAACTGATCCTCACATTAAGGAAAAAGCCTTAATGGCCATGAATAACCTGAGTGAGAATTATGAAAATCAGGGCCGGCTTCAGGTATACATGAATAAAGTGATGGATGATATCATGGCCTCTAACCTGAACTCAGCAGTACAGGTAGTTGgactaaaatttttaacaaacatGACTATTACTAATGACTACCAGCATCTGCTTGTCAATTCCATTGCAAACTTTTTCCGTTTGCTATCTCAGGGAGGTGGAAAAATCAAGGTTGagattttgaaaatactttcGAATTTTGCTGAAAATCCAGATATGCTCAAAAAACTTCTCAGTACCCAAGTGCCAGCATCGTTTAGTTCCCTCTATAATTCTTATGTGGAATCAGAAATTCTTATTAATGCTCTCACTTTGTTTGAGATCATCTATGACAATCTCAGAGCAGAAGTCTACAACTACAGAGAATTTAATAAAGGTTCCCTGTTTTACTTATGCACTGCATCTGGAGTGTGCGTTAAGAAAATTCGAGCCTTAGCAAATCACCATGACCTCTTGGTGAAAGTGAAAGTTATAAAACTAGTGAACAAATTCTGA